DNA from Solenopsis invicta isolate M01_SB chromosome 4, UNIL_Sinv_3.0, whole genome shotgun sequence:
catatgtaaaaatgttatttcataatgttaaataaacgtggttcatatgtaaaaatgttcaaGATGACCTCCATGTAATATTGCGAAGGTCATTCAAGATTCTGCCAAAATATTATCACATAATATTGCCATGCATTCACTCCTTTCAGTGGCagcataaaaatatactttgtttCATGGCCCACGGGATAAGGCTTCTTGTAAAGTTGAAGTACAGGAAATTTTCCGGGCCAtaaaacagagatattaaaaaaatttgaaaaaaaaccaGCCGCCTCTTCATCAAGAGCAGTTCAACCAAGAGGACAAAGTGGGTGAAAATTCATCAGACTTCTAGAACGAATGTGAAAGGACTGATAATGATGATGAGTTATAGcttataactttgtttatagtATATAAGTTATggtgtatattatattatactattaaataACATAGTATTGTAAGTGAGCAATCGGCTCACtcggtataaatttcaaatcggCCGCCACTGCGGTGGCGTTGTCAGCGGATTGCTGCCTGCGTATTGCTTGCCTGATTGGCTGCGTGGGTCACGTGACCTTCGGTCTCGTACCCCAATTGGTTTTGCAAACCACGTGAGACATATACCGCCATGCGATTGGCCCTGCGAGGCTCACTAGCGCGCCCCTGCGGTCTCTCTCGTGGGTGTATCATCGCAAGCATCAGACTCGTGGAAGCTCTCGTCAAGTGCGGCATGGCCGCCACGTTTTTCTGTACACGACCGGTGAATAAAGTCGGTTCTGCCATTGTACTCCTGGTGCGCAGTTAATTCCAGTTACCCTCCTTTCCGTCGGTACTTCCGGCTCCTGACACACGAGGGATCGTGACAAGATATTTCCTTTCCTAGTATTTTCCGGCTCGCACGTTCTCCTCTCCTTTGTGAGGCGGGATTTTGAAATCCTTCCGGCCCGCTCTTACAGTATATaggttttttttactttatattttatacttttttttatatatttccctAATAGCAATTTTCTGTTAGACTGCtataaatcttgcagcagattcttgaaagattctgccaacagaACATGATCTGtttcctcattctgttcaattcttttgaaagattctgcagtcaaattcttgcaagaaacttgcacGTATCTGTTGGCAGATTCTTGCAAAAAACTTGAATGTatctgctgtaaatcttgcagtagaTTCTTGAAAAATTCTGTCAATAgaacgttatgatctgcttcctcattctgttcaattctcctgaaagattctgcagtcaaattcttgcaagaaatttatatatatatatatatatatatatatatatatatatatatatatatatattttaaaagattaaatttgaattaaacatttcatttatgtacaagattaaataacaatacaaattgttatttacataaaaatataaaattttatgtggaacagcgttccacacaaacatcatacttaaaaaaaaatgagagagagtTTTCGTCTCAAGCAGCTCATATATATAAGAGATTATTGAAGTATGAACTGGACAGTCGCCCGCGgcggcgcctagatataacgcactcgactcacgagaagatcttccGTGGCGTGACCTAATGGTGGCACTAGCGctcacttgttaaatctatttcattccgaaattgttataaatcttgcagcagatctttctgttgctgattaagcagaatctgtacaatatttgcacaagatctACGCGTCATTTCCATTGTAAGTAACTTGCAGAAAGGGTCTAGCTGGATAAGTATGTGAAAATTGCACTTGAGGGGATCAGATCGGGGCTAGGATCTAAATTTGagataggaagaaaaaaaaattttcatcaagttTCAGCCATCTATCCCTACTATTTATTCCTCTGGAGCGTTTTACGTGTTTTTcagttcttaatttttttctgctctTCTAGTTAAGcgattcttataaaaaaaatttacaatatatatatcattaacatacattttaacGAATATTTTGGTCCCTCTAAAAGCTCgtcttcatattttaaaaaattcaaaaaatttttaaattgctccAAAAAATTTGGCTTTAGGGGTGCACtctcgaaaatatttttacaatgccGTCTTTTACTCTTGTTGTGCcctgaatttttttagatttttagcaTTGGTGcaaagtgattaaaaaaaataaaaactgtattttttccatattttcgatgtttattgatatttaaaaattcatggaACTTCTGCTGTGGTCCTAAAAATGTTTCtatgtaatattgttatttattactatcatttcctaaattatttcaatttttacaattagtttAAAGTATTGAAAGactgtattttttcattattttcaatatttattaatatgcaaaATTACATGGCATTAAAAtcctatctaaaaaaatttttttccattcttGTTATATCTCTGAAgtattttacagttttaattcagtatataaatatatatatatatatatatatatatatatgtataagtgaTTAAAACAATGAACAACTATATATTCAAAGTACAAAGTGGTTAAAACAATTATACGTTGTATTTTTCTGCTATTTTAAACTTACTTTCTATTTAGAATTTCAGTGTATTGAATttagtgtattaatttttaaattcagtgttaagtgattaaaataataaaaaacctgaattttttatttataatgtttattagtaTCTATtctacatatatgtgtatatgtttattttaatatatattcatgatgttacggtcaaaaacatttgttttaaaactattttttatttatatgataacctgaatttttttagattacatTGAGTGCaaagtgattaaaaaattaaaaactatattttcctattattttcaacatttatacatcaacaatttatttaaaaaaattaaaatgcaaaaaaatcaaaatctatattttcttgtttattttgcTACTACAATTATGTATTTTGAGCgatctaaaaaagaaaaaaagacatttccggattttataatcttactcGCTTATTGTATATCTATATTCAAATCGAAACGGCTCAAACGGCTGATCGTAGCGCACTCTGTAGTATTTTCTTTGTACTTAGTATTTTCATTGTTAAATGCATCCATATATATTAACCATTTTCCTTTCATGGTGATTTCTTAAATGCCACTTGATTTTCGTTGTGTGTCCTCTGACAAGAACactaataaaataactaataactAAGAGATAAACGAAATAGTATAGAGAAAacggaaataatataaaacacgGCGTAACGATATAAggtaaaatatatcaatattaatgcATCATTAAGTGTTCAATATAGATCAATACTTTCAATTAGTTGATTAGTTTTACAAAGATAATTCATGTAACTTGCTAAAAACAAGAGAATTCATACCAAGAATTCAACTGATTGTAAGAATAAGTGAATAATTGAAGAATTCAAATAGTATTTATGTCTGATATGAAACTTAGAATATAAATTGTTGACTCTTTTGTCATGAAatgatttctaattaatttaatcagaaacttgatttacatttgttttatgtaaatatataattgcaagTATTAGAAAGAacggaatatttatatttaacctatataatagaggagaagaggatattatggctactgtagACTTTATGGCTATCCccattatttccgttattaggtgacgaattctaacaattgtttatgaaattcTTCAATTAGTAGCCCACCGTTTTTtaatggcgctaatatgccaatacacaatagctaacaattattataaggcatttttacttttgagcacttttaaacttcttcaaggtacacttttaacctttaattacacatacttcctcattattcttaaacttgaatgtattatcatacgaatgtacatatatactggagtgtttttttgttattggactttttattcggcttacatttcgagttatacaaagttaaaacaataacatggaattttattaatatggttttttaagtaaaatttttatatcaaaatatttcttcgataaatcgattgtcattctagagggcggtgtttagaaatattagagacatcattttatgcatgttgtttaatgttaaatagggataaaatgatatttctcgtGATATTTCTAAAGTctttgaacgcaggaaaattttaaatcaggaaaattctaaacgatggaaaattaaaaatatataattttgtaacaaaatactgtgttttacTAAACTTAACcgatttttaaagaattatttttgggctagccatattaccaccactttttttcttctatcgattatgcagtgcgtcacatttttataaatcacgccctaagtaataaatatttcattacttcgagtttagaatctgttaaacaacactttgacgaatagaatcgttccagtttcaatataaaatattgattattaataaaattattcaataaaataaaaatgggtgccatattaccctcttctcctctataataaccttatataaaattaataatattataaaaaataatctatatatatatatataacatatatatatatatatatatatatatatatataacttatatatataatataacctatataaaataattttatctatgtatatttattatctcaATTTTTAATGCGTGATGTGATACGGtaactttataagaaaaattgacATTTATCAAGTACCCGAGTTTTAATTCGCATACTAACAAAACTTGTCATTCGTGTatactttcttctttatttattgttaattataatgaatacataaataatgtgatattcattttttttagtattaataatatttttctctaaagaatcaaaattaatatttcttacgtttcttttttgtaaatatcgAATACTTTCTGAGCATACGTGTATATTTTTCCAGATTAAAAATGTCGACTTATGAAAGGACTCAAAGGACAttagataaaacaaaatgtattaaatgtaaCAAGTTTCTTCGTAAACTATCtggaaagaaaaaagttgtaaaCATTGAGAATGAGGCAAaggatttttcaaaaatttttggtgAATCCATAGTTATTGGTGatataatatgttgtaaatgTATGGCACAGTTTCGCCTTCACAAACATAAAGAGaagttaaaattacaaaataatcctcaAGAAAATATCTATGACAATCTTAATAGATCAGAATCTTCGCAGACTACTGTTACGTCTTCTCAGACATCTACAGAAGATCAAACAATAGTTTTTAAGTCTTCAAGTTCAAAGATGGATTTTCAATTCACGGAAATGCCATTTAATAGAACAGTTATATCACATACATATTGCTGTCTCTGTAGTGGAAAAACAAACTTAATTGTTGTTCCATTTGAAGCTCGTATGCAAGTTTTTCAAGAGAGAAGAGTATTTATTCCTAAAGGCAATCGCTGTTGCTctaatcatttaattaaaaaacgctTCTTTGAGGAAGAGCTACAGTTAATACGAATATATTCAAACAGAAGTATGATAGAAGTCATAGAAATAGtgaaattattagaatatatgtCTGTTAAAAGTAATTTCGAGATTAAAGACAAAATTGGTGATTTTTCTCTTTCGGAAGAGCGCATTAAAACATTCACAGGTTTAACATGGAAAAActtgattcaattaaaaaaaatgatgactTCAATAAGAAATTCCGAATGCCGAAATATCCTGCAAgctattgttatatttttatttaaattatgcagCGGTAATTCGAACAGTATGATTGCCGCTATTCTGGGACTTCAGTATGACCAGCAAGTATCAATGTGTTCAGAATCGGTGataaaatcttttgaaaaagatattttacctATTTATTTTGGCTTTAAAGCATTTTCTCGAAACGATCTTATTCAAAATCACACATCAGTTATGGCCAGGAAGCTATATGACATCAAAGAAGATCAGTTGGTGTTGATTTGTGATGGAACGTATCTACAACACGAAAAGAGTTCGAATAATGAGTACCAACGGAAATCATTTTCAGTTCAAAAGAAGATGCCATTATGCAAACCGTTTACGATTTGTACAACAGATGGTTTTATTGTTGATACACTAGGTCCATTTTATGCAAATCAAAATGATGcacaaattatgaaaataattatgtcagaTCCAAATGGTTTAAGAAGCCTGCTAAgaaaatgtgatatttttatacttgatCGAGGCTTTCGTGatgttaaacaatatttagaagAACAAGGTTACCAAGTACTCATGCCTGCATTGAAAGGCCAACGTTCTCAACTGACTACGGAAGAATCTAATGAATCACGTCGTATAACAAAACTTCGCTGGCCTGTTGAAGCAGTCCACGGAGTAATTGGTCAAAAATACCGTCTTCTACATCACAAGTTAGATAACAAACTGCTTCCCAAAGCAGGATCATATTGCCGGATAGCTTGTTTTCTAAATAATACGTTTGGAAAACGTTTCAATTCAGATGTAGATTTATCTGATGAGATTGTAGCTCAAATTAAATCTAGAGCAAGTGTCGAAAATACATTAGCCTTGGAAGTAGAGACACAAAGATGGAGTAGCCGAAAATTACCGTTTCAGCCACTGATATCGACTCATTTACTCGATTTCCCAGAAATgacagaaaaagatttaaaaatttttttcacaggaTCCTATCAATTATCTCAATCAATATCTTACTTGGCGGAAATaatgaatcaaaataatattaatctccATTACCTTAAAAAGAAGAATGACATAATCAAAGTTCAAATCAGATCACGACATGTCAACAAAAAGAGGTATAATTGCTACATCCATTATGCTCCAAATACTA
Protein-coding regions in this window:
- the LOC113004570 gene encoding uncharacterized protein LOC113004570 yields the protein MSTYERTQRTLDKTKCIKCNKFLRKLSGKKKVVNIENEAKDFSKIFGESIVIGDIICCKCMAQFRLHKHKEKLKLQNNPQENIYDNLNRSESSQTTVTSSQTSTEDQTIVFKSSSSKMDFQFTEMPFNRTVISHTYCCLCSGKTNLIVVPFEARMQVFQERRVFIPKGNRCCSNHLIKKRFFEEELQLIRIYSNRSMIEVIEIVKLLEYMSVKSNFEIKDKIGDFSLSEERIKTFTGLTWKNLIQLKKMMTSIRNSECRNILQAIVIFLFKLCSGNSNSMIAAILGLQYDQQVSMCSESVIKSFEKDILPIYFGFKAFSRNDLIQNHTSVMARKLYDIKEDQLVLICDGTYLQHEKSSNNEYQRKSFSVQKKMPLCKPFTICTTDGFIVDTLGPFYANQNDAQIMKIIMSDPNGLRSLLRKCDIFILDRGFRDVKQYLEEQGYQVLMPALKGQRSQLTTEESNESRRITKLRWPVEAVHGVIGQKYRLLHHKLDNKLLPKAGSYCRIACFLNNTFGKRFNSDVDLSDEIVAQIKSRASVENTLALEVETQRWSSRKLPFQPLISTHLLDFPEMTEKDLKIFFTGSYQLSQSISYLAEIMNQNNINLHYLKKKNDIIKVQIRSRHVNKKRYNCYIHYAPNTIGYNGILRYFCECANGRCTIGCCSHVAAIIYYLSHARYLSKIIRPAEILSRLFNVEEVNPVINDDSDED